Proteins from a single region of Bactrocera neohumeralis isolate Rockhampton unplaced genomic scaffold, APGP_CSIRO_Bneo_wtdbg2-racon-allhic-juicebox.fasta_v2 cluster10, whole genome shotgun sequence:
- the LOC126765180 gene encoding uncharacterized protein LOC126765180, whose protein sequence is MSYNLVCAPPAEPSQIVVPSPSSGGHADIIQKLDAIETRLSAIEKCLTGKMPEKAEVQAQSKLLHECRVIAAKAHHSISRITGDLEDEHYVELASKLPMSSEEHVRFVEDKLSQKESTEAMVNISCG, encoded by the exons atgtcttacaATCTCGTTTGCGCTCCTCCAGCAGAACCATCACAAATTGTGGTACCGTCACCATCGTCTGGCGGCCATGCag ataTAATCCAGAAGCTGGATGCCATTGAGACCCGTCTCTCTGCCATTGAAAAGTGCCTAACAGGCAAA ATGCCAGAGAAGGCCGAGGTGCAGGCGCAAAGTAAATTATTGCACGAATGCCGCGTCATAGCGGCAAAGGCGCaccattcaattagccgcatcaccggTGATTTGGAGGACGAGCATTATGTGGAGCTCGCTTCGAAACTGCCCATGTCATCGGAAGAGCACGTGCGCTTCGTGGAAGACAAACTTTCACAAAAGGAAAGCACGGAAGCTAtggtaaatatttc atGCGGCTAA